The Canis lupus familiaris isolate Mischka breed German Shepherd chromosome 1, alternate assembly UU_Cfam_GSD_1.0, whole genome shotgun sequence DNA window TGTCAGCTGCCTTGGccgaggcggaggcggaggctgAGGCGGCAGAGGGCGGGGTGAGGGCATCAGGATCCCCGTCCCGCGGGGGGTCACAACTGGTGCTGTTGGCtagctggggaggtggggggggaccCACAGTCAACTCAACAGCAGCGGTGGCCTCGCCAGCAGCATTGGCCGCAATGCAAGTGAAAATGCCACCATCGCCCGGCTCGGTGACCAGCAGCTCCAGCGTCCCGTTAGGGAAGGCACGAGCACGGCTCGAATTGCCCACCAGCCGGCCCTGGGGTGACACCCAGCGCACGCGGGGCTCGGGGTCCCCCACGGCCCGGCAGCGCAGGGCAGCTGGCCGGCCCGCAGGCACCGCCAGCGGCGGGGAGCGGTGAGTCACCACAGGGGGCTCGCACACGAACTCCTCCTCACCCACAGCCCAGAAGTAGCGGCCACCCAGAGCCGGCGGGGAGGCGCAGGCCTCCAGGTCGTCCTCCCGGGCCAGCCGCCGCAGCCACACCAGCTCGCAGTTGCAGTGGAGGGGGTTCCCGCCGAAGGCCAGCACCAGCGCCGAGGCGGGGGAGCCGCGGGGCCTGGCCAGCAGCGGCAGGCGGGAGAAGAGCGGGTCGGGCGGGATGGTGGTCAGGCGATTGGAGGTCATGTCCAGCCGTGCCAACTTGTGCAGGCGGGAAAAGGCGCCGGCGGGCACGGAGGCCAGCAGGTTGTGGTCGAGGCCCAACGTGTTGACGTTGCCCAGGCGGCCCAAGGCCTCCCAGGGCAGCTGCTCCAGGTTGTTGTAGGACAGGTCGAGATCCTCGAGCGTCTCGGCGCAGTCGTCCAGGGCACCGGCCGCCAGGGCCGCCAGCTGGTTGTTGCTCAGGATGAGGTGGCGCAAGTTGACCAGGCCGCGCAGCTGACCCTCGCCCAGCGAGGTCAGCCGGTTTCCATCGAGGTGCAGGGCGCGCAGGGCGCGCAGGTCAGCAAAGGCGCCGGCTGCCACGTGGCGGATGGTGTTACGCGACAGGCTCAGATGCAGCAGGCCGGTCATGTTGGCCAGGTCGCGGCGGCGCACGGCCGCGATGAAGTTGTCCGCCAGGCGCAGCTCGGCTGCCCGGCGGTCCAGCGAGGGGGGCACGAACAGAAGGCCGGCCCCCGGGCACAGCACACTTAGGGGCAGCGACTGTGTCTggcagcggcagcggcggggACACGGGCTGGCTGTGGCTGGCTGGGACGGAGACGAGGCGGGGGCCAGCGGCAGCAGGCAC harbors:
- the LRFN3 gene encoding leucine-rich repeat and fibronectin type-III domain-containing protein 3 isoform X2; the protein is MAVLPLLLCLLPLAPASSPSQPATASPCPRRCRCQTQSLPLSVLCPGAGLLFVPPSLDRRAAELRLADNFIAAVRRRDLANMTGLLHLSLSRNTIRHVAAGAFADLRALRALHLDGNRLTSLGEGQLRGLVNLRHLILSNNQLAALAAGALDDCAETLEDLDLSYNNLEQLPWEALGRLGNVNTLGLDHNLLASVPAGAFSRLHKLARLDMTSNRLTTIPPDPLFSRLPLLARPRGSPASALVLAFGGNPLHCNCELVWLRRLAREDDLEACASPPALGGRYFWAVGEEEFVCEPPVVTHRSPPLAVPAGRPAALRCRAVGDPEPRVRWVSPQGRLVGNSSRARAFPNGTLELLVTEPGDGGIFTCIAANAAGEATAAVELTVGPPPPPQLANSTSCDPPRDGDPDALTPPSAASASASASAKAADTGPPPDRGVQVTEHGATAALVQWPDQRPIPGIRMYQIQYNSSADDILVYRCRVQDDSRRQPLLLVVGPGVGPHLRSVRAGGVRGRRHRADGHAARGLRPLLHRAGAAALRGPARTLPGRHHDHRPWRSHRGLGTGLHLRAAHALQGAWRPAPGQGQGTCTRQQRLFADQRRPGPHAGAARP
- the LRFN3 gene encoding leucine-rich repeat and fibronectin type-III domain-containing protein 3 isoform X1: MAVLPLLLCLLPLAPASSPSQPATASPCPRRCRCQTQSLPLSVLCPGAGLLFVPPSLDRRAAELRLADNFIAAVRRRDLANMTGLLHLSLSRNTIRHVAAGAFADLRALRALHLDGNRLTSLGEGQLRGLVNLRHLILSNNQLAALAAGALDDCAETLEDLDLSYNNLEQLPWEALGRLGNVNTLGLDHNLLASVPAGAFSRLHKLARLDMTSNRLTTIPPDPLFSRLPLLARPRGSPASALVLAFGGNPLHCNCELVWLRRLAREDDLEACASPPALGGRYFWAVGEEEFVCEPPVVTHRSPPLAVPAGRPAALRCRAVGDPEPRVRWVSPQGRLVGNSSRARAFPNGTLELLVTEPGDGGIFTCIAANAAGEATAAVELTVGPPPPPQLANSTSCDPPRDGDPDALTPPSAASASASASAKAADTGPPPDRGVQVTEHGATAALVQWPDQRPIPGIRMYQIQYNSSADDILVYRMIPADSRSFLLSDLASGRTYDLCVLAVYEDGATGLTATRPVGCARFSTEPALRPCGAPHAPFLGGTMIIALGGVIVASVLVFIFVLLMRYKVHGGQPPGKAKAPAPVSSVCSQTNGALGPTPAPPAPEPAAPRAHTVVQLDCEPWRPSHEPTGP